A single genomic interval of Pyrobaculum arsenaticum DSM 13514 harbors:
- a CDS encoding Rieske 2Fe-2S domain-containing protein — protein MSRYRGPRAATRCVDGRCRLYVEAAGVVYVAEPLCPHAKWPLDVFGVFFERDGVPHVACRIHWGVWNLATGEGRFPNGRPAPPLGVYREL, from the coding sequence ATGTCGAGATATAGAGGGCCCAGAGCCGCAACGCGTTGCGTAGACGGGAGATGCCGCCTCTACGTCGAGGCCGCGGGCGTTGTATACGTGGCTGAGCCGCTGTGCCCCCACGCCAAGTGGCCCCTCGACGTATTCGGCGTATTTTTCGAGAGAGACGGCGTGCCCCATGTGGCGTGCAGAATCCACTGGGGGGTCTGGAATCTGGCCACCGGCGAGGGCCGCTTCCCCAACGGACGGCCCGCCCCTCCCCTCGGGGTTTACCGTGAGCTGTAG